One genomic segment of Cumulibacter soli includes these proteins:
- a CDS encoding transposase, translating into MAEEIEVMAADSEFTPLVRRLGCLRGVSTLTGFALAVEIGDWHRFNGNSIGSFVGLVPSEYSSGASRSQGSITKTGNTHVRRLLVEAAWHHRARYTVGKTMRDRWDLAPAAARARGDEGNRRLHQRWVRFIDRKKRPTIANVAIARELSGWCWSLAVMD; encoded by the coding sequence TTGGCCGAGGAGATCGAGGTGATGGCCGCCGACAGCGAGTTCACCCCGCTGGTGCGGCGGCTGGGTTGCCTGCGTGGTGTCAGCACTCTGACCGGGTTCGCGCTTGCCGTCGAGATTGGCGACTGGCACCGGTTCAACGGCAACAGCATCGGCTCCTTTGTCGGGCTGGTCCCCAGCGAGTACTCCTCGGGTGCCTCCAGGTCGCAGGGATCGATCACCAAGACCGGCAACACCCACGTCCGCAGGTTGCTCGTCGAGGCCGCTTGGCACCACCGGGCGCGTTACACGGTCGGCAAGACCATGCGGGATCGCTGGGACCTCGCCCCAGCAGCAGCGCGGGCCCGCGGGGACGAGGGCAATCGGCGGCTGCACCAGCGCTGGGTGAGGTTCATCGACCGGAAGAAACGACCCACGATCGCTAACGTCGCCATCGCCCGGGAGTTGTCCGGCTGGTGCTGGTCCCTGGCCGTCATGGACTGA